A single region of the Xenopus laevis strain J_2021 chromosome 4L, Xenopus_laevis_v10.1, whole genome shotgun sequence genome encodes:
- the adgrl2.L gene encoding adhesion G protein-coupled receptor L2 isoform X7, with the protein MVTPGSRMQTYWLFLVIIILQFTEAFSRAALPFGLVRRELACEGYPIDLRCPGSDVIMVESANYGRTDDKICDADPFQMENTDCHLPDAYKIMSQRCNNRTQCVVVTGSDVFPDPCPGTYKYLEVQYECVPYKVEQKVFVCPGAMQAVVDSPYIFEAEQKAGAWCKDPLQAADKIYFMPWTPYRTDTLIEYASLQDFQNGRQTTTYKLPNRVDGTGFVVYDGAVFFNKERTRNIVKFDLRTRIKSGEAIINYANYHDTSPYRWGGKTDIDLAVDENGLWVIYATEQNNGMIVISQLNPYTLRFEGTWETTYDKRAASNAFMICGVLYVVRSVYQDNESETGKNAIDYIFNTKLKRGESVDIPFPNQYQYIAAVDYNPRDNQLYVWNNNFILRYSLEFNLQDLAQVPTTAVAETPSVELLETTTSTTTTTTITTTTSQKVLVSTTLATGTKEGSRGPRPPPVVSTTKNPPLTSVYPLPEKYCEAKEARGIIWPQTHRGTIVERPCPKGTRGISSYLCLISTGTWSLRGPDLSNCTSHWVNQLAQKIRSGENAASLANELAKHTKGPIFAGDVSSSVRLMEQLVDILDAQLQELKPNEKDSVGRSYNKLQKREKTCRAYLKAIVDTVDNLLRSDALQSWRDMNSSEQAHAATMLLDTLEEGAFVLADNLAEPTRVSMPTENIILEVAVLSTEGQVQELKFPQGSKGGNLIQLSANTVKQNSRNGLAKLVFILYKSLGQFLSTENATIKLGADLAGRNTTIAVNSHVIAASINKESSRVYLTDPVFFTLEHTDPNNYFNANCSFWNYSERTMMGYWSTQGCRLVETNKTHTTCACSHLTNFAILMAHREIVYNNNVQELLLTVITWVGIVISLVCLAICIFTFCFFRGLQSDRNTIHKNLCINLFVAEFLFLIGIDKTDYEIACPIFAGLLHFFFLAAFAWMCLEGVQLYLMLVEVFESEYSRKKYYYVAGYLFPATVVGVSAAIDYKSYGTEKACWLRIDNNFIWSFIGPVTFIILLNLVFLVITLCKMVKHSSTLKPDSSRLENIKSWVLGAFALLCLLGLTWSFGLLFVNEETVVMTYLFTVFNAFQGMFIFIFHCALQKKVRKEYSKCFRHSYCCGGLPTESPHSAVKASTARTSARYSSGTQSRIRRMWNDTVRKQSESSFISGDINSTSTLNQGMTGNYLLTNPLLRPHGTNNPYNTLLAETVVCNTPSAPVFNSSATYRETRHSLSNARDSSAMDTLPLNGNFNNSYSLRNGDYSDGVQVVDCGLSLNDTAFEKMIISELVHNNLRSSSKIHNLERTLPVKTVIGGSSSEDDAIVADASSLMHGDNPGLELHHKELEAPLIPQRTHSLLYHPQKKVKTEGTDSYVSQLTAEAEDNLQSPNRDSLYTSMPNLRDSPYPESSPDIEEDLSPSRKSENEDLYYKSMPNLGAGHHLQMYYQISRGNSDGYIIPINKEGCIPEGDVREGQMQLVTSL; encoded by the exons AAGTGGAGCAAAAAG TCTTTGTGTGTCCGGGGGCAATGCAAGCAGTTGTGGATTCTCCATATATATTTGAAGCAGAACAAAAAGCAGGTGCTTGGTGTAAAGACCCACTGCAAGCAGCagataaaatttattttatgccatggACTCCTTACCGTACGGATACATTAATAGAGTATGCTTCTTTACAAGACTTTCAAAATGGCAGACAGACTACAACATATAAACTTCCCAATCGAGTGGATGGCACTGGATTTGTTGTGTATGATGGAGCAGTGTTTTTCAACAAAGAAAGAACAAGGAATATTGTAAAATTTGACTTGAGGACTAGAATCAAGAGTGGAGAAGCTATTATTAATTATGCTAATTACCATGACACCTCTCCATATCGATGGGGTGGGAAGACTGATATTGATCTAGCTGTTGATGAAAATGGATTATGGGTGATATATGCTACTGAACAAAACAATGGTATGATAGTCATCAGTCAATTAAACCCATATACACTCAGATTTGAAGGAACCTGGGAAACCACATATGACAAGCGGGCAGCATCTAATGCTTTTATGATATGTGGAGTTCTGTATGTTGTTCGATCTGTATATCAAGATAATGAAAGTGAAACCGGAAAGAATGCAATAGACTACATTTTCAACACCAAACTTAAACGTGGGGAATCTGTTGATATTCCTTTCCCAAACCAATACCAGTACATTGCTGCAGTGGATTACAACCCAAGAGATAACCAATTATATGTCTGGAATAATAACTTCATCCTGAGATATTCCTTAGAGTTCAACCTTCAGGATCTAGCCCAAG TGCCTACAACAGCAGTGGCAGAAACACCTTCGGTAGAATTGCTTGAAACCACTAcatccaccaccaccaccaccaccatcacaACAACAACATCTCAAAAAGTGCTTGTTAGCACAACATTGGCTACTGGTACAAAGGAAGGAAGCAGAGGGCCCAGACCTCCACCAGTAGTTTCAACCACAAAGAACCCTCCACTTACTAGTGTATACCCTCTGCCAGAAAAGTACTGTGAAGCAAAGGAGGCCAGAGGAATTATCTGGCCGCAGACACATAGAGGGACAATAGTAGAACGCCCATGCCCCAAAGGAACTCGGG GTATATCTTCCTACCTCTGCTTGATCTCCACTGGAACTTGGAGCCTTAGAGGCCCAGACCTCAGCAATTGTACCTCCCACTGGGTAAACCAGTTGGCTCAAAAG ATAAGAAGTGGGGAAAATGCTGCTAGCCTTGCCAATGAATTGGCAAAACATACAAAAGGCCCAATATTTGCTGGTGATGTAAGCTCTTCGGTGAGGCTAATGGAACAACTGGTTGACATTCTTGACGCTCAGTTGCAAGAATTGAAGCCTAATGAAAAGGACTCAGTTGGGCGCAGTTATAACAAG ctcCAAAAGCGAGAGAAGACATGCAGGGCTTACCTTAAG gCTATCGTTGACACAGTAGACAATCTGCTAAGATCTGACGCTCTGCAGTCTTGGAGGGACATGAATTCTTCTGAACAAGCTCATGCTGCAACAATGTTACTTGATACTTTAGAAGAGGGGGCTTTTGTTTTGGCTGACAATCTTGCAGAGCCAACACGTGTCTCCATGCCCACTGAAAATATTA TTCTAGAGGTTGCTGTGCTCAGTACAGAGGGCCAGGTGCAAGAGTTGAAATTTCCTCAGGGCAGTAAAGGAGGGAATTTGATCCAGCTTTCTGCAAACACCGTCAAACAGAACAGCAGGAATG GTCTCGCAAAGTTGGTGTTCATTCTTTACAAAAGTCTGGGCCAGTTTCTAAGCACTGAAAATGCAACTATAAAACTAGGAGCAGATTTGGCTGGTCGGAACACGACAATTGCAGTAAACTCCCATGTTATTGCAGCTTCAATAAACAAAGAGTCCAGCCGCGTGTATCTAACGGATCCAGTGTTTTTTACCCTGGAACACACTGAT CCAAACAATTATTTTAACGCCAACTGTTCTTTCTGGAATTACTCAGAGAGGACTATGATGGGATATTGGTCCACTCAGGGTTGCAGACTGGTTGAAACAAACAAAACTCACACAACGTGTGCCTGTAGCCACCTGACAAATTTTGCTATACTGATGGCCCACAGAGAAATTGTG TACAATAATAATGTTCAGGAACTGCTTCTCACTGTCATCACTTGGGTTGGAATCGTCATCTCTCTAGTCTGCCTGGCTATCTGCATCTTTACGTTCTGCTTTTTCCGTGGTCTACAGAGTGATCGCAATACAATTCATAAGAATCTTTGCATCAACCTTTTTGTGGCAGAATTCCTTTTCCTAATAGGCATTGATAAAACAGACTATGAG ATTGCTTGCCCAATATTTGCGGGCCTTCTTCACTTTTTCTTTCTTGCTGCATTTGCCTGGATGTGCCTGGAAGGTGTGCAGCTTTATCTCATGCTAGTGGAAGTATTTGAGAGTGAATATTCAAGAAAGAAGTATTATTATGTGGCCGGTTACCTCTTTCCTGCAACAGTCGTTGGTGTATCGGCTGCTATAGACTACAAAAGCTATGGAACTGAAAAAGC GTGCTGGTTGAGAATAGATAACAATTTCATTTGGAGTTTCATTGGTCCAGTCACTTTCATTATTTTG CTCAACCTTGTTTTCCTTGTGATAACGTTGTGCAAAATGGTGAAGCATTCCAGCACACTGAAGCCAGATTCCAGTCGATTAGAAAACATTAA ATCTTGGGTTCTTGGAGCCTTCGCTCTTTTGTGTCTACTCGGCCTTACATGGTCTTTCGGCCTGCTGTTCGTCAATGAGGAAACTGTTGTGATGACATACCTCTTTACAGTCTTTAACGCTTTCCAgggaatgtttatttttatatttcactgtGCCCTTCAAAAGAAA GTCCGGAAAGAATATAGCAAATGTTTCAGGCACTCGTACTGCTGTGGTGGTCTTCCAACAGAGAGCCCCCATAGTGCAGTAAAGGCGTCAACTGCAAGAACTAGTGCTCGATATTCCTCTGGCACTCAG AGCCGTATAAGAAGAATGTGGAATGACACTGTAAGAAAGCAGTCAGAATCTTCCTTTATCTCAGGTGACATAAACAGTACATCTACCCTTAATCAAG GAATGACTGGCAATTACCTACTAACAAACCCTCTTCTTCGACCCCACGGCACTAACAATCCTTATAACACTTTGCTCGCTGAAACAGTTGTATGTAATACCCCTTCTGCTCCTGTGTTTAACTCATCAG CGACCTACAGAGAGACAA GACATTCACTGAGCAATGCCAGGGATTCAAGTGCCATGGATACTCTACCGCTAAATGGTAATTTTAACAACAGTTACTCTCTACGAAATGGGGACTACAGTGATGGCGTACAAGTTGTAGACTGTGGACTAAGTCTGAATGATACTGCATTTGAAAAAATGATAATTTCAGAATTAGTACACAACAACCTCCGAAGCAGCAGTAAGATCCACAACCTAGAGAGGACACTACCAGTCAAAACTGTCATTGGTGGAAGCAGTAGCGAAGATGATGCCATTGTAGCAGATGCTTCATCATTGATGCATGGCGATAACCCAGGCCTGGAGCTTCACCACAAAGAGTTAGAGGCACCTCTTATTCCACAACGGACTCACTCTCTTCTGTACCACCCACAGAAAAAAGTGAAGACCGAAGGAACAGACAGCTATGTGTCACAGTTAACAGCAGAGGCTGAAGACAATCTTCAATCCCCAAACAGAGACTCTCTATATACCAGTATGCCCAACCTAAGGGACTCTCCATATCCAGAAAGTAGCCCTGATATTGAAGAGGATCTATCTCCCTCACGAAAAAGTGAAAATGAGGACTTATACTATAAAAGCATGCCAAATCTTGGAGCAGGTCACCATCTTCAAATGTACTACCAGATAAGCAGAGGAAATAGTGATGGCTATATTATACCAATAAACAAAGAAGGCTGTATTCCAGAAGGGGATGTCAGGGAAGGACAAATGCAGTTAGTTACAAGTCTTTAA
- the adgrl2.L gene encoding adhesion G protein-coupled receptor L2 isoform X29: MVTPGSRMQTYWLFLVIIILQFTEAFSRAALPFGLVRRELACEGYPIDLRCPGSDVIMVESANYGRTDDKICDADPFQMENTDCHLPDAYKIMSQRCNNRTQCVVVTGSDVFPDPCPGTYKYLEVQYECVPYIFVCPGAMQAVVDSPYIFEAEQKAGAWCKDPLQAADKIYFMPWTPYRTDTLIEYASLQDFQNGRQTTTYKLPNRVDGTGFVVYDGAVFFNKERTRNIVKFDLRTRIKSGEAIINYANYHDTSPYRWGGKTDIDLAVDENGLWVIYATEQNNGMIVISQLNPYTLRFEGTWETTYDKRAASNAFMICGVLYVVRSVYQDNESETGKNAIDYIFNTKLKRGESVDIPFPNQYQYIAAVDYNPRDNQLYVWNNNFILRYSLEFNLQDLAQVPTTAVAETPSVELLETTTSTTTTTTITTTTSQKVLVSTTLATGTKEGSRGPRPPPVVSTTKNPPLTSVYPLPEKYCEAKEARGIIWPQTHRGTIVERPCPKGTRGISSYLCLISTGTWSLRGPDLSNCTSHWVNQLAQKIRSGENAASLANELAKHTKGPIFAGDVSSSVRLMEQLVDILDAQLQELKPNEKDSVGRSYNKAIVDTVDNLLRSDALQSWRDMNSSEQAHAATMLLDTLEEGAFVLADNLAEPTRVSMPTENIILEVAVLSTEGQVQELKFPQGSKGGNLIQLSANTVKQNSRNGLAKLVFILYKSLGQFLSTENATIKLGADLAGRNTTIAVNSHVIAASINKESSRVYLTDPVFFTLEHTDPNNYFNANCSFWNYSERTMMGYWSTQGCRLVETNKTHTTCACSHLTNFAILMAHREIVYNNNVQELLLTVITWVGIVISLVCLAICIFTFCFFRGLQSDRNTIHKNLCINLFVAEFLFLIGIDKTDYEIACPIFAGLLHFFFLAAFAWMCLEGVQLYLMLVEVFESEYSRKKYYYVAGYLFPATVVGVSAAIDYKSYGTEKACWLRIDNNFIWSFIGPVTFIILLNLVFLVITLCKMVKHSSTLKPDSSRLENIKSWVLGAFALLCLLGLTWSFGLLFVNEETVVMTYLFTVFNAFQGMFIFIFHCALQKKVRKEYSKCFRHSYCCGGLPTESPHSAVKASTARTSARYSSGTQSRIRRMWNDTVRKQSESSFISGDINSTSTLNQGMTGNYLLTNPLLRPHGTNNPYNTLLAETVVCNTPSAPVFNSSGHSLSNARDSSAMDTLPLNGNFNNSYSLRNGDYSDGVQVVDCGLSLNDTAFEKMIISELVHNNLRSSSKIHNLERTLPVKTVIGGSSSEDDAIVADASSLMHGDNPGLELHHKELEAPLIPQRTHSLLYHPQKKVKTEGTDSYVSQLTAEAEDNLQSPNRDSLYTSMPNLRDSPYPESSPDIEEDLSPSRKSENEDLYYKSMPNLGAGHHLQMYYQISRGNSDGYIIPINKEGCIPEGDVREGQMQLVTSL; encoded by the exons TCTTTGTGTGTCCGGGGGCAATGCAAGCAGTTGTGGATTCTCCATATATATTTGAAGCAGAACAAAAAGCAGGTGCTTGGTGTAAAGACCCACTGCAAGCAGCagataaaatttattttatgccatggACTCCTTACCGTACGGATACATTAATAGAGTATGCTTCTTTACAAGACTTTCAAAATGGCAGACAGACTACAACATATAAACTTCCCAATCGAGTGGATGGCACTGGATTTGTTGTGTATGATGGAGCAGTGTTTTTCAACAAAGAAAGAACAAGGAATATTGTAAAATTTGACTTGAGGACTAGAATCAAGAGTGGAGAAGCTATTATTAATTATGCTAATTACCATGACACCTCTCCATATCGATGGGGTGGGAAGACTGATATTGATCTAGCTGTTGATGAAAATGGATTATGGGTGATATATGCTACTGAACAAAACAATGGTATGATAGTCATCAGTCAATTAAACCCATATACACTCAGATTTGAAGGAACCTGGGAAACCACATATGACAAGCGGGCAGCATCTAATGCTTTTATGATATGTGGAGTTCTGTATGTTGTTCGATCTGTATATCAAGATAATGAAAGTGAAACCGGAAAGAATGCAATAGACTACATTTTCAACACCAAACTTAAACGTGGGGAATCTGTTGATATTCCTTTCCCAAACCAATACCAGTACATTGCTGCAGTGGATTACAACCCAAGAGATAACCAATTATATGTCTGGAATAATAACTTCATCCTGAGATATTCCTTAGAGTTCAACCTTCAGGATCTAGCCCAAG TGCCTACAACAGCAGTGGCAGAAACACCTTCGGTAGAATTGCTTGAAACCACTAcatccaccaccaccaccaccaccatcacaACAACAACATCTCAAAAAGTGCTTGTTAGCACAACATTGGCTACTGGTACAAAGGAAGGAAGCAGAGGGCCCAGACCTCCACCAGTAGTTTCAACCACAAAGAACCCTCCACTTACTAGTGTATACCCTCTGCCAGAAAAGTACTGTGAAGCAAAGGAGGCCAGAGGAATTATCTGGCCGCAGACACATAGAGGGACAATAGTAGAACGCCCATGCCCCAAAGGAACTCGGG GTATATCTTCCTACCTCTGCTTGATCTCCACTGGAACTTGGAGCCTTAGAGGCCCAGACCTCAGCAATTGTACCTCCCACTGGGTAAACCAGTTGGCTCAAAAG ATAAGAAGTGGGGAAAATGCTGCTAGCCTTGCCAATGAATTGGCAAAACATACAAAAGGCCCAATATTTGCTGGTGATGTAAGCTCTTCGGTGAGGCTAATGGAACAACTGGTTGACATTCTTGACGCTCAGTTGCAAGAATTGAAGCCTAATGAAAAGGACTCAGTTGGGCGCAGTTATAACAAG gCTATCGTTGACACAGTAGACAATCTGCTAAGATCTGACGCTCTGCAGTCTTGGAGGGACATGAATTCTTCTGAACAAGCTCATGCTGCAACAATGTTACTTGATACTTTAGAAGAGGGGGCTTTTGTTTTGGCTGACAATCTTGCAGAGCCAACACGTGTCTCCATGCCCACTGAAAATATTA TTCTAGAGGTTGCTGTGCTCAGTACAGAGGGCCAGGTGCAAGAGTTGAAATTTCCTCAGGGCAGTAAAGGAGGGAATTTGATCCAGCTTTCTGCAAACACCGTCAAACAGAACAGCAGGAATG GTCTCGCAAAGTTGGTGTTCATTCTTTACAAAAGTCTGGGCCAGTTTCTAAGCACTGAAAATGCAACTATAAAACTAGGAGCAGATTTGGCTGGTCGGAACACGACAATTGCAGTAAACTCCCATGTTATTGCAGCTTCAATAAACAAAGAGTCCAGCCGCGTGTATCTAACGGATCCAGTGTTTTTTACCCTGGAACACACTGAT CCAAACAATTATTTTAACGCCAACTGTTCTTTCTGGAATTACTCAGAGAGGACTATGATGGGATATTGGTCCACTCAGGGTTGCAGACTGGTTGAAACAAACAAAACTCACACAACGTGTGCCTGTAGCCACCTGACAAATTTTGCTATACTGATGGCCCACAGAGAAATTGTG TACAATAATAATGTTCAGGAACTGCTTCTCACTGTCATCACTTGGGTTGGAATCGTCATCTCTCTAGTCTGCCTGGCTATCTGCATCTTTACGTTCTGCTTTTTCCGTGGTCTACAGAGTGATCGCAATACAATTCATAAGAATCTTTGCATCAACCTTTTTGTGGCAGAATTCCTTTTCCTAATAGGCATTGATAAAACAGACTATGAG ATTGCTTGCCCAATATTTGCGGGCCTTCTTCACTTTTTCTTTCTTGCTGCATTTGCCTGGATGTGCCTGGAAGGTGTGCAGCTTTATCTCATGCTAGTGGAAGTATTTGAGAGTGAATATTCAAGAAAGAAGTATTATTATGTGGCCGGTTACCTCTTTCCTGCAACAGTCGTTGGTGTATCGGCTGCTATAGACTACAAAAGCTATGGAACTGAAAAAGC GTGCTGGTTGAGAATAGATAACAATTTCATTTGGAGTTTCATTGGTCCAGTCACTTTCATTATTTTG CTCAACCTTGTTTTCCTTGTGATAACGTTGTGCAAAATGGTGAAGCATTCCAGCACACTGAAGCCAGATTCCAGTCGATTAGAAAACATTAA ATCTTGGGTTCTTGGAGCCTTCGCTCTTTTGTGTCTACTCGGCCTTACATGGTCTTTCGGCCTGCTGTTCGTCAATGAGGAAACTGTTGTGATGACATACCTCTTTACAGTCTTTAACGCTTTCCAgggaatgtttatttttatatttcactgtGCCCTTCAAAAGAAA GTCCGGAAAGAATATAGCAAATGTTTCAGGCACTCGTACTGCTGTGGTGGTCTTCCAACAGAGAGCCCCCATAGTGCAGTAAAGGCGTCAACTGCAAGAACTAGTGCTCGATATTCCTCTGGCACTCAG AGCCGTATAAGAAGAATGTGGAATGACACTGTAAGAAAGCAGTCAGAATCTTCCTTTATCTCAGGTGACATAAACAGTACATCTACCCTTAATCAAG GAATGACTGGCAATTACCTACTAACAAACCCTCTTCTTCGACCCCACGGCACTAACAATCCTTATAACACTTTGCTCGCTGAAACAGTTGTATGTAATACCCCTTCTGCTCCTGTGTTTAACTCATCAG GACATTCACTGAGCAATGCCAGGGATTCAAGTGCCATGGATACTCTACCGCTAAATGGTAATTTTAACAACAGTTACTCTCTACGAAATGGGGACTACAGTGATGGCGTACAAGTTGTAGACTGTGGACTAAGTCTGAATGATACTGCATTTGAAAAAATGATAATTTCAGAATTAGTACACAACAACCTCCGAAGCAGCAGTAAGATCCACAACCTAGAGAGGACACTACCAGTCAAAACTGTCATTGGTGGAAGCAGTAGCGAAGATGATGCCATTGTAGCAGATGCTTCATCATTGATGCATGGCGATAACCCAGGCCTGGAGCTTCACCACAAAGAGTTAGAGGCACCTCTTATTCCACAACGGACTCACTCTCTTCTGTACCACCCACAGAAAAAAGTGAAGACCGAAGGAACAGACAGCTATGTGTCACAGTTAACAGCAGAGGCTGAAGACAATCTTCAATCCCCAAACAGAGACTCTCTATATACCAGTATGCCCAACCTAAGGGACTCTCCATATCCAGAAAGTAGCCCTGATATTGAAGAGGATCTATCTCCCTCACGAAAAAGTGAAAATGAGGACTTATACTATAAAAGCATGCCAAATCTTGGAGCAGGTCACCATCTTCAAATGTACTACCAGATAAGCAGAGGAAATAGTGATGGCTATATTATACCAATAAACAAAGAAGGCTGTATTCCAGAAGGGGATGTCAGGGAAGGACAAATGCAGTTAGTTACAAGTCTTTAA